A part of Diceros bicornis minor isolate mBicDic1 chromosome 32, mDicBic1.mat.cur, whole genome shotgun sequence genomic DNA contains:
- the NOD2 gene encoding nucleotide-binding oligomerization domain-containing protein 2 isoform X2, which translates to MCTQEAFQAQRSQLVGLLVSGSLEGFESVLDWLLSWEVLSREDYETLSLLGQPLSHLARCLLDTVWKKGAWGCEQLIAAVQEAQADSQSPELPCGWDPHSAHPARDLQSHRPAIVRRLYSHVEGVLDLAHERGFVSRYECDEIRLPIFTSSQRARRLLDLATVKANGLAAFLLQHVQELPVQLALPFEDAACKKYMSKLRTTVSAQARFLNTYDGAENLCLEEIYTENVLEIRTEVGMTGAPQKSPATLGLEDLFSTPGHLNKDADTVLVVGEAGSGKSTLLQRLHLLWATGRDFQEFLFVFPFSCRQLQCVAKPLSVRALLFEHCCWPDLGQQDVFQFLLDHPDRVLLTFDGFDEFRFRFTDRERHCSPTDPVSVQSLLFNLLQGNLLKNARKVLTSRPDAVSAFLRKYVRTELSLKGFSEEGIELYLRKCHREPGVADRLICLLKATSALHGLCHLPVVSWMVSKCHQELLLQGGGSPKTTTDMYLLILQHFLLHASPADSAPHDPGPGLLRGRLPTILHLGQLALWGLGTCCYVFSAKQLQAAHVDSEDISLGFLVRAKRVVPGSVAPLEFLHITFQCFFAAFYLVLSADTPPSSLRYLFNCRRPGSSLLARLLPTMCVQGSRCREGSVEALLQGAEPHNLQITVAFLAGLLSREHRGLLAECQGSEKALLRRQACAQWCLARSLHKHFHSIPPAVPGEAKSMHAMPEFVWLIRSLYEMQEERLAKEAVRGLDVGHLKLTFCSVGPAECAALAFVLRHLRRPVALQLDHNSVGDVGVEQLLPCLGSCTALYLRDNNISDRGICKLIEHALHCEKLQKLALFNNKLTDGCAHSMARLLACKQNFLALRLGNNHITAAGAVVLAEGLRANTSLQFLGFWGNKVGDKGAQALAEALGGHPSLKWLSLVGNSIGSVGAQALALMLEKNVALEELCLEENHLQDEGCPTTVSPTLGQKPSCTPLKGMTSSWKSGSEETLSLQRKLRSSATGTPDCCFDVSRPTFVSVCL; encoded by the exons ATGTGCACGCAGGAGGCGTTCCAGGCGCAGAGGAGCCAGCTGGTGGGGCTGCTCGTCTCGGGGTCCCTGGAGGGCTTTGAGAGTGTCCTGGACTGGCTGCTTTCCTGGGAAGTCCTCTCCCGGGAAGACTACgagaccctcagcctcctgggccagcccctctcccactTGGCCAGGTGCCTTCTGGACACTGTCTGGAAGAAGGGTGCCTGGGGCTGTGAACAGCTCATCGCGGCTGTCCAGGAGGCCCAGGCCGACAGCCAGTCCCCCGAGCTTCCTTGTGGCTGGGACCCCCACTCAGCCCACCCAGCCCGTGACTTGCAGAGTCACCGGCCAGCCATTGTCAGGAGACTCTACAGCCATGTGGAGGGCGTGCTGGACCTGGCGCATGAGCGGGGCTTTGTCAGCCGGTACGAATGTGATGAAATCAGGTTGCCCATCTTCACGTCATCCCAGCGG GCAAGAAGGCTCCTCGATCTTGCCACAGTGAAGGCGAATGGATTGGCTGCCTTCCTTCTACAACATGTTCAGGAATTACCAGTCCAGTTAGCCCTGCCTTTCGAAG ATGCCGCCTGTAAGAAGTACATGTCCAAGCTGAGGACCACGGTGTCTGCTCAGGCCCGCTTTCTGAACACCTACGACGGGGCAGAAAATCTTTGCCTGGAGGAAATATACACAGAGAACGTTCTGGAGATCCGGACGGAGGTGGGCATGACTGGAGCCCCGCAGAAGAGCCCTGCCACCCTGGGCCTGGAGGACCTCTTCAGCACCCCCGGCCACCTCAACAAGGATGCGGACACCGTGCTGGTAGTGGGCGAGGCGGGCAGCGGCAAGAGCACGCTCCTGCAGCGGCTGCACCTGCTGTGGGCCACGGGGCGGGACTTCCAGGAGTTTCTCTTTGTCTTCCCGTTCAGCTGCCGGCAGCTGCAGTGCGTGGCGAAGCCGCTCTCCGTGCGCGCGCTGCTCTTCGAGCACTGCTGTTGGCCGGACCTTGGCCAGCAGGACGTCTTCCAGTTCCTCCTTGACCACCCCGACCGCGTCCTCCTCACCTTCGACGGCTTTGACGAGTTCAGGTTCAGGTTCACGGATCGCGAGCGTCACTGCTCTCCCACCGACCCCGTGTCTGTCCAGAGTCTGCTCTTCAACCTTCTGCAGGGCAACCTGCTGAAGAACGCCCGCAAGGTGCTGACCAGCCGTCCCGACGCGGTGTCGGCGTTCCTCAGGAAGTACGTACGCACGGAACTCAGCCTCAAGGGCTTCTCGGAAGAGGGCATCGAGCTGTACCTGAGGAAGTGCCATCGCGAGCCCGGGGTGGCCGACCGCCTCATCTGCCTGCTCAAAGCGACCTCAGCCCTGCACGGTTTGTGCCACCTTCCTGTCGTTTCGTGGATGGTGTCCAAGTGCCACCAGGAGCTGTTGCTGCAGGGCGGGGGGTCCCCGAAGACCACCACGGATATGTACCTGCTGATCCTGCAGCATTTCCTGCTGCATGCCTCCCCAGCAGACTCAGCCCCCCACGATCCGGGACCTGGCCTGCTTCGAGGCAGGCTCCCCACCATCCTGCACCTCGGCCAGCTggccctctggggcctgggcACGTGCTGCTATGTGTTCTCCGCCAAGCAGCTCCAGGCAGCACACGTCGACAGTGAGGACATTTCTCTCGGCTTCCTGGTGCGGGCCAAAAGGGTTGTGCCAGGCAGCGTGGCCCCCCTGGAATTCCTGCACATCACTTTCCAGTGCTTTTTTGCTGCGTTCTACCTCGTACTCAGTGCTGACACGCCACCGTCCTCGCTCAGATACCTCTTCAATTGTCGCAGGCCAGGCAGCTCGCTGCTGGCCAGGCTGCTGCCCACCATGTGCGTGCAGGGCTCGCGGTGCAGGGAGGGCAGCGTGGAAGCTTTGCTGCAGGGGGCCGAGCCTCACAACCTCCAGATCACAGTGGCCTTCCTGGCAGGGCTGTTGTCCCGGGAGCACCGGGGCCTGCTGGCCGAGTGCCAGGGGTCTGAGAAGGCCCTGCTCCGGCGCCAGGCCTGTGCCCAGTGGTGTCTGGCCCGCAGTCTCCACAAGCATTTCCACTCCATCCCGCCAGCTGTGCCGGGCGAGGCCAAGAGCATGCACGCCATGCCCGAGTTCGTCTGGCTCATCCGGAGCCTGTACGAGATGCAGGAGGAGCGGCTGGCGAAGGAGGCTGTGCGTGGGCTGGACGTCGGACACCTTAAGCTCACGTTTTGCAGCGTGGGCCCGGCCGAGTGTGCCGCCCTGGCCTTCGTGCTGCGGCACCTCCGGCGGCCTGTGGCCTTGCAGCTGGACCACAACTCTGTGGGCGACGTTGGCGTGGAGCAGCTGCTGCCTTGCCTCGGCAGCTGCACAGCTCTGTA ctTGCGAGATAATAATATCTCAGACCGAGGCATCTGCAAGCTCATCGAACATGCCCTTCACTGTGAAAAGCTGCAGAAGTTAGC TCTATTCAACAACAAATTGACGGATGGCTGTGCACACTCCATGGCCAGGCTCCTTGCGTGCAAGCAGAACTTCTTGGCATTGAG GCTGGGGAATAACCACATCACTGCCGCGGGCGCCGTGGTGCTGGCTGAGGGTCTCCGAGCCAACACTTCCCTGCAGTTCCTGGG GTTCTGGGGCAACAAGGTGGGCGACAAGGGGGCCCAGGCCTTGGCTGAAGCCTTGGGTGGTCACCCCAGCTTGAAGTGGCTCAG CCTGGTGGGGAACAGCATTGGCAGTGTGGGTGCTCAAGCCTTGGCGTTGATGCTGGAAAAGAACGTGGCCCTGGAAGAACTCTG TCTGGAGGAGAACCATCTCCAGGATGAAG gcTGTCCAACAACTGTATCACCTACCTTGGGGCAGAAGCCCTCCTGCACACCCTTGAAAGGAATGACATCATCCTGGAAGTCTG GCTCCGAGGAAACACTTTCTCTCCAGAGGAAATTGAGAAGCTCAGCCACAGGGACACCAGACTGCTGCTTTGATGTCTCCCGGCCAACGTTCGTCTCAGTTTGTTTGTGA
- the NOD2 gene encoding nucleotide-binding oligomerization domain-containing protein 2 isoform X1 gives MCTQEAFQAQRSQLVGLLVSGSLEGFESVLDWLLSWEVLSREDYETLSLLGQPLSHLARCLLDTVWKKGAWGCEQLIAAVQEAQADSQSPELPCGWDPHSAHPARDLQSHRPAIVRRLYSHVEGVLDLAHERGFVSRYECDEIRLPIFTSSQRARRLLDLATVKANGLAAFLLQHVQELPVQLALPFEDAACKKYMSKLRTTVSAQARFLNTYDGAENLCLEEIYTENVLEIRTEVGMTGAPQKSPATLGLEDLFSTPGHLNKDADTVLVVGEAGSGKSTLLQRLHLLWATGRDFQEFLFVFPFSCRQLQCVAKPLSVRALLFEHCCWPDLGQQDVFQFLLDHPDRVLLTFDGFDEFRFRFTDRERHCSPTDPVSVQSLLFNLLQGNLLKNARKVLTSRPDAVSAFLRKYVRTELSLKGFSEEGIELYLRKCHREPGVADRLICLLKATSALHGLCHLPVVSWMVSKCHQELLLQGGGSPKTTTDMYLLILQHFLLHASPADSAPHDPGPGLLRGRLPTILHLGQLALWGLGTCCYVFSAKQLQAAHVDSEDISLGFLVRAKRVVPGSVAPLEFLHITFQCFFAAFYLVLSADTPPSSLRYLFNCRRPGSSLLARLLPTMCVQGSRCREGSVEALLQGAEPHNLQITVAFLAGLLSREHRGLLAECQGSEKALLRRQACAQWCLARSLHKHFHSIPPAVPGEAKSMHAMPEFVWLIRSLYEMQEERLAKEAVRGLDVGHLKLTFCSVGPAECAALAFVLRHLRRPVALQLDHNSVGDVGVEQLLPCLGSCTALYLRDNNISDRGICKLIEHALHCEKLQKLALFNNKLTDGCAHSMARLLACKQNFLALRLGNNHITAAGAVVLAEGLRANTSLQFLGFWGNKVGDKGAQALAEALGGHPSLKWLSLVGNSIGSVGAQALALMLEKNVALEELCLEENHLQDEGVCSLAEGLKRNSSLKVLKLSNNCITYLGAEALLHTLERNDIILEVWLRGNTFSPEEIEKLSHRDTRLLL, from the exons ATGTGCACGCAGGAGGCGTTCCAGGCGCAGAGGAGCCAGCTGGTGGGGCTGCTCGTCTCGGGGTCCCTGGAGGGCTTTGAGAGTGTCCTGGACTGGCTGCTTTCCTGGGAAGTCCTCTCCCGGGAAGACTACgagaccctcagcctcctgggccagcccctctcccactTGGCCAGGTGCCTTCTGGACACTGTCTGGAAGAAGGGTGCCTGGGGCTGTGAACAGCTCATCGCGGCTGTCCAGGAGGCCCAGGCCGACAGCCAGTCCCCCGAGCTTCCTTGTGGCTGGGACCCCCACTCAGCCCACCCAGCCCGTGACTTGCAGAGTCACCGGCCAGCCATTGTCAGGAGACTCTACAGCCATGTGGAGGGCGTGCTGGACCTGGCGCATGAGCGGGGCTTTGTCAGCCGGTACGAATGTGATGAAATCAGGTTGCCCATCTTCACGTCATCCCAGCGG GCAAGAAGGCTCCTCGATCTTGCCACAGTGAAGGCGAATGGATTGGCTGCCTTCCTTCTACAACATGTTCAGGAATTACCAGTCCAGTTAGCCCTGCCTTTCGAAG ATGCCGCCTGTAAGAAGTACATGTCCAAGCTGAGGACCACGGTGTCTGCTCAGGCCCGCTTTCTGAACACCTACGACGGGGCAGAAAATCTTTGCCTGGAGGAAATATACACAGAGAACGTTCTGGAGATCCGGACGGAGGTGGGCATGACTGGAGCCCCGCAGAAGAGCCCTGCCACCCTGGGCCTGGAGGACCTCTTCAGCACCCCCGGCCACCTCAACAAGGATGCGGACACCGTGCTGGTAGTGGGCGAGGCGGGCAGCGGCAAGAGCACGCTCCTGCAGCGGCTGCACCTGCTGTGGGCCACGGGGCGGGACTTCCAGGAGTTTCTCTTTGTCTTCCCGTTCAGCTGCCGGCAGCTGCAGTGCGTGGCGAAGCCGCTCTCCGTGCGCGCGCTGCTCTTCGAGCACTGCTGTTGGCCGGACCTTGGCCAGCAGGACGTCTTCCAGTTCCTCCTTGACCACCCCGACCGCGTCCTCCTCACCTTCGACGGCTTTGACGAGTTCAGGTTCAGGTTCACGGATCGCGAGCGTCACTGCTCTCCCACCGACCCCGTGTCTGTCCAGAGTCTGCTCTTCAACCTTCTGCAGGGCAACCTGCTGAAGAACGCCCGCAAGGTGCTGACCAGCCGTCCCGACGCGGTGTCGGCGTTCCTCAGGAAGTACGTACGCACGGAACTCAGCCTCAAGGGCTTCTCGGAAGAGGGCATCGAGCTGTACCTGAGGAAGTGCCATCGCGAGCCCGGGGTGGCCGACCGCCTCATCTGCCTGCTCAAAGCGACCTCAGCCCTGCACGGTTTGTGCCACCTTCCTGTCGTTTCGTGGATGGTGTCCAAGTGCCACCAGGAGCTGTTGCTGCAGGGCGGGGGGTCCCCGAAGACCACCACGGATATGTACCTGCTGATCCTGCAGCATTTCCTGCTGCATGCCTCCCCAGCAGACTCAGCCCCCCACGATCCGGGACCTGGCCTGCTTCGAGGCAGGCTCCCCACCATCCTGCACCTCGGCCAGCTggccctctggggcctgggcACGTGCTGCTATGTGTTCTCCGCCAAGCAGCTCCAGGCAGCACACGTCGACAGTGAGGACATTTCTCTCGGCTTCCTGGTGCGGGCCAAAAGGGTTGTGCCAGGCAGCGTGGCCCCCCTGGAATTCCTGCACATCACTTTCCAGTGCTTTTTTGCTGCGTTCTACCTCGTACTCAGTGCTGACACGCCACCGTCCTCGCTCAGATACCTCTTCAATTGTCGCAGGCCAGGCAGCTCGCTGCTGGCCAGGCTGCTGCCCACCATGTGCGTGCAGGGCTCGCGGTGCAGGGAGGGCAGCGTGGAAGCTTTGCTGCAGGGGGCCGAGCCTCACAACCTCCAGATCACAGTGGCCTTCCTGGCAGGGCTGTTGTCCCGGGAGCACCGGGGCCTGCTGGCCGAGTGCCAGGGGTCTGAGAAGGCCCTGCTCCGGCGCCAGGCCTGTGCCCAGTGGTGTCTGGCCCGCAGTCTCCACAAGCATTTCCACTCCATCCCGCCAGCTGTGCCGGGCGAGGCCAAGAGCATGCACGCCATGCCCGAGTTCGTCTGGCTCATCCGGAGCCTGTACGAGATGCAGGAGGAGCGGCTGGCGAAGGAGGCTGTGCGTGGGCTGGACGTCGGACACCTTAAGCTCACGTTTTGCAGCGTGGGCCCGGCCGAGTGTGCCGCCCTGGCCTTCGTGCTGCGGCACCTCCGGCGGCCTGTGGCCTTGCAGCTGGACCACAACTCTGTGGGCGACGTTGGCGTGGAGCAGCTGCTGCCTTGCCTCGGCAGCTGCACAGCTCTGTA ctTGCGAGATAATAATATCTCAGACCGAGGCATCTGCAAGCTCATCGAACATGCCCTTCACTGTGAAAAGCTGCAGAAGTTAGC TCTATTCAACAACAAATTGACGGATGGCTGTGCACACTCCATGGCCAGGCTCCTTGCGTGCAAGCAGAACTTCTTGGCATTGAG GCTGGGGAATAACCACATCACTGCCGCGGGCGCCGTGGTGCTGGCTGAGGGTCTCCGAGCCAACACTTCCCTGCAGTTCCTGGG GTTCTGGGGCAACAAGGTGGGCGACAAGGGGGCCCAGGCCTTGGCTGAAGCCTTGGGTGGTCACCCCAGCTTGAAGTGGCTCAG CCTGGTGGGGAACAGCATTGGCAGTGTGGGTGCTCAAGCCTTGGCGTTGATGCTGGAAAAGAACGTGGCCCTGGAAGAACTCTG TCTGGAGGAGAACCATCTCCAGGATGAAGGTGTGTGTTCTCTCGCCGAAGGACTTAAGAGAAATTCGAGTCTGAAAGTCCTGAA gcTGTCCAACAACTGTATCACCTACCTTGGGGCAGAAGCCCTCCTGCACACCCTTGAAAGGAATGACATCATCCTGGAAGTCTG GCTCCGAGGAAACACTTTCTCTCCAGAGGAAATTGAGAAGCTCAGCCACAGGGACACCAGACTGCTGCTTTGA